Genomic segment of Pseudoalteromonas sp. NC201:
GGTCAGCGATTTCTGCGCTAGATAATAAGATCCCAGCGGCAGTTCAAACGGAAATGCTATATCAATTACGTCGTACAGTTCGCCGTGCAACGCGTTGGTTCTTGCGTCACCGTGACAAGTCTCAAACTATCGAGCAAACCATCGCGTTCTTTGCACCAACATTTAAAGATTTAAGTGCAAATCTACACAACTACATGGTTGCAAATGAAAGCGAGCAGATCGTTGATAAAGCACGTGACCTTGAATCTCAAGGTGTACCAGCTGAAATTGCACTGCGTATCGTGTCACTTTCAAGCTTGTTCTCGGTCATGGACTTAGCGGAAGTTGCACATAGCTCAGGTCGTAAGATCGGTGTTGTGTCTAATACCTACTTCACGCTCGGTGCAAACATGGGTCTACATTGGTTCCTTGACCAAATCACGGCTCAACCTGTTGCAAACCATTGGCAGGCGCTTGCTCGAGCTTCATATCGTGAAGAGCTTGATTGGCAACAGCGTTCATTGTCAGAGGTTGTGTTAAACAGCTTTGCTGGTGATGACAGTGATATCAATGAACAGATTGAACAGTGGATGGATAAGCAAGCAGGCTTACTACACCGTTGGCAGCAAATGCTAACTGAGTTTAAGACGTCGCAAAGTCATGACTTTGCTAAGTTCTCAGTTGCACTTCGTGAGCTAATGTTACTAAGCCATAACTGCGATACTTCCAAATAATCTAGAAATCGCTACAATACCCCAGCTTTGACTGGGGTATTTTTTTGTCTAATGCCATTGGCATAATCCATTTAGCTAAAGTTACACTTGGGTAATTTTAGCTAAGTCGATTACGTTATCAATACTGAGGAGCTACCATGTTTTACGATCTTGCGCGTCGTTTTATGTTTAATAAAGATGCGGAGTGGGCACACGATTTTGCCCTAAACAACCTGCGCCGCTTTGCGAATACGCCAATGAGCCTTGCATGGTCTCAATCAGTTCAAGACAAACCAGTTAATTTTCTAGGGTTAGAGTTTAAAAATCCAGTCGGGTTGGCCGCCGGTCTTGATAAAAATGCTGAGTGTATCGAAGCATTTGCGCAAATGGGTTTTGGTTTTATTGAAGTAGGGACTGTCACGCCGAGACCACAAGCGGGCAACGACAAGCCTCGGATCTTTCGTCTACCCGAAGCAAATGCGATTATTAACCGCATGGGATTCAATAACAAGGGCGTTGATTACCTAGTCAACAATGTAAAAGCAGCAAAATACGATGGGATCCTTGGGATCAACATTGGTAAAAATAAAGATACACCGAATGAGCAAGGTAAAGATGACTACATTCACTGTATGAGAAAAGTATTTGAGCAAGCTTCATATATCACTGTGAATATCTCTTCACCAAATACACCGGGTCTTAGAGATCTACAATATGGCGAGGCGCTGGACGATCTATTGCAAAGCCTGAAAAATGAACAGATGGATCTGATCGCCAAGCATAACAAGTCGGTGCCTATGTTGGTAAAGATCGCACCAGATGTTGATGGCGTTCAATTAACTCAGATAGCAGAATCATTAGTTAATAATCGTATCGATGGTGTTATTGCAACTAATACAACATTAGCCCGTGATGCGGTAGAAAACCTAGAGCACGGTAATGAAGCAGGCGGTTTGTCTGGTAGACCTGTTCGTGAAAAATCGACGCATGTTGTCAGCGAATTGAAGCGTATTACCGACGGTAAGCTACCAATCATCGGTGTAGGTGGTATTGACAGTGCGGAATCTGCAAAAGAGAAATTTTCAGCTGGTGCAGATTTAGTACAAGTCTACACAGGCTTTATATATGAAGGTCCAGCGCTTGTTAAAAAGATCGTTTCGTCCTTATAAGGATCGGTCATATAACTAAATGATCCAAAACAAAACGTTATTATAAAAAATTTCATCATTGCGTTTTTCGCGTTATACTCCCACTTACTAGTTGAGCTAATTGGTTGGTGGGAGAGAAGTTTTGCAAGCTTCAAAAGAGTGGCAATGGATCCGCTGCACAGAAAGGAACAGGTTGTTAATTGATTTGGGTGACGAGCTTCAGCTTTGCACGCCTTTTCGTTTGCGCCACCTTACTGAGGACTCAACCGCTAATCCCAATTTTAGTCTCAGCGAAGCTGAATTTTATCAGAGTGTATTTTCCTACCTTTGCGGGTTTGGTGTTTGGAATGAGCCCAGATGCTGCCAAATCGCTTTAAATGCAACTGCGGCAAAGTTTCATCTGCAACCGATGCAAGCAAAAAGCTGGTTTTTTAAGCCATATTTTGGTGGTGAACCTGTGAGTGAGGCGGTTGTGTGTTTAAATTCCAAGTTAAGCCGCGGCGAGTTTCTAATTATCGAGCATGATGGTCAGTCAAGTCTTTGTTTAAGCTTGAGTGAGCAATTTATTCTTGATGAGGGAATAGAGCTTGAACAATTTCAAGCGATAAAAGTACTGAACGATCGGTTAGCGCCTCTTGTGTTAACACACCGAGTTCATCAAAGCGCATAGCCAATTTCATCTCATCGTTTATTGACCAGCAATTATTTCCTGTATTAATCTGTACCTAATTTGAGTTGTTTGTTGATCTAGGAAACAGAATGCGCTGCCTCTGCGATAAAACATTAAAACTAACTTATGCCGACGCTGAAGGACATTGCGGTTATCAATGTCAGTCATGCGGTGCCATTTGGTTGCCGCGCAAATTTATTGATTCCATTAAACATACTTATCACTTTAGTTATACCGATTTTACTGCGAAGCGGTCGTTGGTTGAGCGTGACGTTTTACAATTATGCCCTGATGATGGTCATACACTTAAAGACTATACGCTCTTTGAAGCTAGTTTTAGTGAGTGCGGGTGCTGTGGTGGCGTGTGGTTTGAAAAAGGGGAGCTCCATAACTTACTGCAAAATTACCAAAGCAGGAACTCGAACATAAGCGCGCTAGATAAGTTAAATTTTCTGAACTTGCTAAATTTTTAACGTAATTTATCCCCATACAACCAAGCTCAACTAATAACTAACGATAACTTGTGTGTTATACTGCGCCCAGTTGAAATTTAAGGGTATTCAAATTGCAATTTATCGCATTGACATCTATTGGTGTAGAGCAGTTACTGGTTGAAGAATTAACCGAGTTTGGTTTTGAAATAAATAAGCAAACCGTTGGTTCAGTTAAGTTCACAGGTGCTAATCTAGACGTACAAAAGTTCTGTATGATGACACGATTTGCAACGCGCGTGATGTTGCTTATTGATGACAAACCAGAAGTGAATGACAAAGATTCTCTCTACAAGTTTGTTCGTTTTCAGGCATGGCAAGATTGGTTTAGCCCAAAGCAGACCTTTGCAGTAGAGTTTAATGGTACGAATAATGCGCTTAAAAATACGCAATTCTCTGGCTTGGTGGTTAAGGATGGGATCGTTGACTACTTCAATGATCTGTTTGAGCAACGTCCAGATGTTGACAAACAGACACCGGATATTCGCATCATAGCGAAATTATCTAAGCAAGGCTGTGTGCTATATATCGATTTCTCGGGACCTCGCTTATCTGATAGAGGTTATCGTGACAAACAAGGTAAAGCGCCAATTCGTGAACATTTAGCGGCAGCGCTGGTTAAACGTAGCGGCTGGCTTGAAGATACTAATAAGCCGCTTTTTGACCCCTGCTGTGGTTCTGGCACGTTATTAATTGAAGCGGCATCTATGGCGCTTGGCTTACCTACTAACCTTAATAAAGATTTTGCCTTTAAACGCTTGCCGAGTTTTCGTGAAAGTAAGTTCACCGAGCTTAAAGCACAATTAAAGGTACAACCAGAGCACAAGAGCTTATGGCTGATCGGTAGTGATATCGATGAACGTGTGCTGTCAATTGCTGAGCGTAATGCCAAGCGCGCAGGCGTTGAGTCACATATTAAGTTTAAGTTTGAAGATGCCAATCACCTTAGCCTTGCTGCTAAACGTCCTGGCACTGTGCTGAGTAACTTGCCTTATGGCGAACGTCTAGGTGGTATGGCTGAAATTATTACGCTATATCGCAATATGGGTATCGCCTTTAAAAAGCACTATAAAGACTGGAATTTGGCGTTACTTGCGAGTGAAGAAAGCCTATTAAAAGTGCTAAAACTAGCGCGTAAAAAGTCTTATAAATTCAAAAATGGCCCGCTCGATGTGCTGCTTAACTTGTATGAAATGAATGAAATGCAGGTACAGCAAAATAAACAGAGCAGTGGGCTTAATTTTGAAGGCTCGACTGCGTTTGGCAACCGCTTGAAGAAAAATCTACAAGGCTTAAAATCTTGGCTGAAAAAAGAAGACGTTAATGCATATCGTGTTTATGACGCGGATATCCCTGAGTACAATGTTGCGGTTGATGTATATAACGACAACGCAGTCATCTTTGAATACAAAGCGCCAAAAGAAATTGACGATAGCGTTGCACAAAAACGTTTGCAAGACGTGATCACACTGACCGCCGAGCAGCTTAATATCGACCCGCTAAACATCGCGGTAAAAGTAAGAAAGCGCCAAAAAGGTCAAGAACAATACAAAGCCCTAGACAAGCAAAACCGTACTGAGGTAGTAGAAGAGTACGGTGCTAAGTTTAAGGTTAACCTATTTGATTATCTCGATACTGGTCTATTCCTTGACCACCGTTTAGCCCGCAAGTTTATTCAGCAACATTCGAAAGATAAACGCGTGTTGAATCTATTTGCATACACAGGTAGTGCTTCTGTGCACGCTGCAGTTGGCGGTGCTAAGTCTGTTACCACAGTAGATATGTCAAAGACCTATCTAAAATGGGCTGAGGAAAACTTTGAGCTAAATGGTTTGAAGAATCCACGTTTCAGATTTGAGCAAGCGGATTGCTTAAAATGGCTTGAAAGAGCAGTTGGTCAATATGATTTGATATTCTTAGACCCACCAACATTCTCTAACTCTAAACGTATGTCTGACGCATTTGATGTACAAAGAGATCATTTAAAACTATTTGGTTGGGTAAAGAAGATATTAGCACCGAACGGTGTACTACTGTTTTCTAACAACAAACGCGGATTTAAAATCGATGAAATGGGACTTGCGGCACTTGGCCTAACCGCTGAGGAATACTCATCGCAAACCTTGTCTTTGGATTTTAAGCGTAACAAACAAATTCACAACAGCTGGTTGATCCGTCATGATTAAATGTACTTTATTTCACACCGATGGTTGTCATCTTTGTGAAGAAGCATTGGCGATGTTAATTCAATTTTTGCCTGAAGCCGAAATTGAACTCGTTGATATCGTCGATAGTAAAGAGACGATGACGGAATATCAATATAGAATTCCAGTGATTAAAAAAGGCGAGACAGGTCAGGAACTTGGCTGGCCTTTTACTCAACAACAACTACAAGAATTTATAGAATAATATGGATCTCATTCGAATTGCTAAAGCCCAACTAGCTTTTGGTTCACACCCTATACTTGACCAAGCTGATGCCGTTATTGAATCAGGCGAGCGCGTTTGTATTGTGGGCCGAAATGGTGCCGGTAAATCAACGTTACTGAAAGTACTTGATGATCAAGTTCAACTTGATGATGGTGAAATCAACCGTGTTGGTGGATTAAAAGTTTCAAGGCTAGAACAAGACCCACCAAAGGGCGCAAATGGGTCGGTCTTTGATTATGTTGCAAACGGTTTACCTGATGTTGCTGAGCTACTCATTGAATTTCATGAAGTCAGTGAAAAACTACAAACCAGCCAGTCAGATAAACTGATGACCTCGCTTGAGCGCCTGACTCAGCGATTGGAAAGCGAAGATGCGTGGCGTTTTGAGTCACGGATCAAGCAAGTGCTTAGCCAGTTGCAATTAGATGCGAATATGCGCCTAGAAGAACTCTCAGGTGGCTGGCTACGCAAAGTTGCACTGGCCAAAGCCTTGGTGAGTGACCCAGATTTACTGTTACTCGACGAGCCGACTAACCACCTTGATATGCAAAGTGTCATCTGGCTTGAGCAATTCCTGAAAGAGTTTAAAGGGGGGATCGTGTTTATCTCTCACGACCGTGCCTTTATTCGCGCAATGGCGACCCGAATTTTAGATTTAGACCGTGGCAAGTTGGTTTCATACCCTGGAGATTATGCGCAATATCTAGAACAAAAAGCTCATGATTTAAAAGTGGAAGAGCAACAGAATGCCTTGTTTGATAAAAAGCTTGCCGAAGAAGAAACCTGGATAAGGCAAGGGATCAAGGCCCGCCGAACCCGTAACGAAGGGCGTGTGCGAGCACTAAAAGCGCTTCGTGTTGAGCGCAAGCAACGCATCGAGCAACAAGGTAAGACAGACTTCAACATCGAGACGGCGGATCGTTCCGGTAAGCTGGTCTTTGAAGCGAAACATTTAGACAAAGCATTCCAAGAAAAATGCATTGTAAAGGACTTTTCAACGCTGGTGATGCGTGGCGATCGTATTGGCTTGGTCGGTCCTAATGGAGCAGGTAAAACTACGCTGTTAAAAATGCTTTTTGGTGACATTAAACCTGACGCAGGCAGCGTAAAACAAGGCGTGAACCTGGAAGTTGCGTACTTCGACCAATACCGTGAAAAATTGGATGAAGAAGCAACTGTGCAGGATAATGTCGCAGAAGGTAAGCAAGAAGTAATGATGGGCGGCCGCTCACGTCATGTGCTTGGCTATCTGCAGGACTTTTTATTTCCGCCTGCGAGAGCTCGAACCCCTGTAAAGGCATTATCAGGCGGTGAAAAAAACCGCTTATTGCTTGCAAAGCTCTTCCTTAAGCCTTCAAATATTATTGTGCTGGACGAGCCAACCAATGACTTGGATATTGAGACGCTTGAGTTACTTGAAGAAATCTTAAACCAATACCAAGGCACGGTGTTAGTCGTCAGCCACGACCGAGAGTTTATCGATAATACCTGCGGCAGTGTCTGGGCGTTCGAAGGCGAGGGCTTGGTGACAGAAATTGTTGGCGGTTATAGTGATTTTGAACTGTACCAGCAAAGACGAGAGCAGCAGAAGAAAGAGGCACAAAAGGTTCATCAAGAAAAACAGCAACAAGCCGAGACTAAAAAAGCAGCTGCACCAGCTCGTTCAAATAAGCTGAGTTACAAATTAAAACTTGAATTAGAGTCGCTGCCCAGTAAAGTAGAGGAACTTGAAGAGGCTGTGAATAAACAACAAGCACTGGTCAGCGATCCAGACTTCTTTAAACAAGATCAAGAAACGACCCACAAGGCATTGAACCATTTGACTGAGCTAGAGTCGAAGCTGGAAGCCGCGTTTGAACGCTGGGAAGAACTAGAAGCATTACAGAATCAGCAGTAAGGATTAAAATGAAATTTAAACTTTTAGCCGCGAGTGTCGCCGTAGCCCTTTCACAACAAGCGGCCGCTGCCACCTATCAGTTAACTGAATTACCAAGACATGATAATAGTAAATATAGCTACGTGTCGGACGCAAATGAAGCTGGAGACGTGATTGGTCATGCTTCCAATTTATTTGGTGTTAAGATTGATGTGTCATATATCGACTTCGATGATTCAACACTGAAAAGCGATTATGACAGTGTAAAGAAGCAATATGAGCAGATAGAAGAAGAAATTACCTTCACCTTAGATGATATTCAAAATAACGATGCTGCAAATACCAACGCACAAGCTCATGCATTTATGCTTTATCACTTAAGTCGAAGAGGGGCTAATCAATTTCAAACTGTTGTTCAAGCAATCTCTCTTACGTACAACAACAATACTGCTGAAGAATTTGTAGTATATGATGAACAATCTCCTGATTACGAAGGGCTAACTCGCTCGGTCACTAACTATCTTACAAGCATCGCAGAAGACGGTACAATAGTGGGCTGGGGCTCTGCACCTTTTAAAAAGATAACTTTTACTCCTGAGGGTGAAACAGAAGAAGAAACTTATTTTGTACGCGATTGGCGAAATAAAGGAATTTTGGTAACTCCTGCTGGTGAGAAAGTTAGGCTGGAGCCCGCATTTACTGAGCATGGCGGTATTTCTATCGCGACGGACATCAAGCAAACTAACGAAGGTGGTTATATTGTCGTCGGGCAAAGCTCTACGTCATTATCTCAAAGAGCAATCGAAAATATAGCGGATGATTGTGATGGTGTAGATGAGCCAGTGGATGTTTGCATCCAGAGTATCAGCACTCCATATCACACTAGGGCATATAAATGGACTTTTGATAACAACTTTAATTTAGTTGATGCAACAGATTTAGGGCTCGGTTTTACGCCTGATGAAGATAGTGAAATTGCATACTCTAGTATTGCTGTTGCGACTAACTCGGATGGGTTAACCGTTGGTTACTCTCGAGTACGTAGACAAAGAGATGATAGACTACTGCCATATGAACAAGCTGTTTATTTCGAAGACGGTGAAATCAAACGAGTTAGAGAAGTTGAGAGCTTTATTGAATATAGCCAAGCAGTCGATGTGAATGACAACGGTACCATAGTTGGTGTATTTGGACGTTTCAGTGGAGGCTCTAGAGACTATGACGCAACTGGCTTCTACTTTAATACTACAAGTGCTGAGTTTAAGGAGATGCCCACATACTTTGAAGGTTCAGCAACAGCAATAAATGACATTAACAATAATGGCTTTGTTGTTGGTCAAGGTGTGATTGAAAAGAGTGGTTCAAACCGTCGTCGTGAAGCCTTCTTATATGAAATCGGGGCGGAAAAGCTAGTGAACATTAATTCTCTTCTTCCCTGTAAGAGCGATACCTTCCCTTACACGATTGCGGAAGCAGTAAAAATTACTGACGATAACAAGATCTATGCGATTGCCACCAAAACGGTTGAAAGACGCAATACACTTGGTGAAATTGAGAAGGACAGCAAAGGTGAGACTGAGTATGAGTCGGTAAGCTTACCGGTTCTACTTACGCCAATTTCTGGTGAACCTGAAAGCTGTACACCACCTGAAGCAGAGACATATGAGCGTCAATCTGCAAGTTGGTCTTGGCTTAGTTTACTCGCGCTACCACTAGTGGCGCTGAGAAGACGTCGTAAAGCCTAAAGTACAATTTATACGATAAAAAAGCCCGGAAGGGCTTTTTTTGTGTTTGAAAAGAAATATTCGCAAATTCAATTCGATATTTAATTCAAGCGATAAAAATCTTAACTATACTGGTATTAGCCTTGGCCGCGACTTTGCCACGCTTTATTCACTGAGCGTCGCCACAGGTAGTCGATACCGAAAAAGCCAATAATGGCGGCAAGTGTTGCGCAGATCAAAGAGCCGACGATAAATGCAGGCCCAATCGTTGTTAGGCTTTGTGCAAGCCATTCCCAACTTGCCTCAAAATGGAATGGTTGCTGCTCTTGACCAAGAGCAAATACACCGACTAGGTATGAGCAGTAAAATATAGGTGGCATCGTAAGTGGATTGGTGATCCACACGAGTGCAATAGACAAAGGCAAGTTAACGCGAAATGGAATCGCTAGTGCTGCCGCCAGTACCATTTGAAAAGGAACAGGGATGAATGCGAAAAATAGCCCCACCGAGAATGCGCCGCGTGCTGAGCGCCGGTTTAAATGCCACAGGTTGGCATCATGCAGTAACTTACCAAAGATTTTTAATGATTTCTGTTGTTTGATTTTATTATGATCAGGTAA
This window contains:
- the pyrD gene encoding quinone-dependent dihydroorotate dehydrogenase, with the translated sequence MFYDLARRFMFNKDAEWAHDFALNNLRRFANTPMSLAWSQSVQDKPVNFLGLEFKNPVGLAAGLDKNAECIEAFAQMGFGFIEVGTVTPRPQAGNDKPRIFRLPEANAIINRMGFNNKGVDYLVNNVKAAKYDGILGINIGKNKDTPNEQGKDDYIHCMRKVFEQASYITVNISSPNTPGLRDLQYGEALDDLLQSLKNEQMDLIAKHNKSVPMLVKIAPDVDGVQLTQIAESLVNNRIDGVIATNTTLARDAVENLEHGNEAGGLSGRPVREKSTHVVSELKRITDGKLPIIGVGGIDSAESAKEKFSAGADLVQVYTGFIYEGPALVKKIVSSL
- a CDS encoding cell division protein ZapC domain-containing protein; the encoded protein is MLIDLGDELQLCTPFRLRHLTEDSTANPNFSLSEAEFYQSVFSYLCGFGVWNEPRCCQIALNATAAKFHLQPMQAKSWFFKPYFGGEPVSEAVVCLNSKLSRGEFLIIEHDGQSSLCLSLSEQFILDEGIELEQFQAIKVLNDRLAPLVLTHRVHQSA
- a CDS encoding zf-TFIIB domain-containing protein, translated to MRCLCDKTLKLTYADAEGHCGYQCQSCGAIWLPRKFIDSIKHTYHFSYTDFTAKRSLVERDVLQLCPDDGHTLKDYTLFEASFSECGCCGGVWFEKGELHNLLQNYQSRNSNISALDKLNFLNLLNF
- the rlmKL gene encoding bifunctional 23S rRNA (guanine(2069)-N(7))-methyltransferase RlmK/23S rRNA (guanine(2445)-N(2))-methyltransferase RlmL produces the protein MQFIALTSIGVEQLLVEELTEFGFEINKQTVGSVKFTGANLDVQKFCMMTRFATRVMLLIDDKPEVNDKDSLYKFVRFQAWQDWFSPKQTFAVEFNGTNNALKNTQFSGLVVKDGIVDYFNDLFEQRPDVDKQTPDIRIIAKLSKQGCVLYIDFSGPRLSDRGYRDKQGKAPIREHLAAALVKRSGWLEDTNKPLFDPCCGSGTLLIEAASMALGLPTNLNKDFAFKRLPSFRESKFTELKAQLKVQPEHKSLWLIGSDIDERVLSIAERNAKRAGVESHIKFKFEDANHLSLAAKRPGTVLSNLPYGERLGGMAEIITLYRNMGIAFKKHYKDWNLALLASEESLLKVLKLARKKSYKFKNGPLDVLLNLYEMNEMQVQQNKQSSGLNFEGSTAFGNRLKKNLQGLKSWLKKEDVNAYRVYDADIPEYNVAVDVYNDNAVIFEYKAPKEIDDSVAQKRLQDVITLTAEQLNIDPLNIAVKVRKRQKGQEQYKALDKQNRTEVVEEYGAKFKVNLFDYLDTGLFLDHRLARKFIQQHSKDKRVLNLFAYTGSASVHAAVGGAKSVTTVDMSKTYLKWAEENFELNGLKNPRFRFEQADCLKWLERAVGQYDLIFLDPPTFSNSKRMSDAFDVQRDHLKLFGWVKKILAPNGVLLFSNNKRGFKIDEMGLAALGLTAEEYSSQTLSLDFKRNKQIHNSWLIRHD
- a CDS encoding glutaredoxin family protein, whose protein sequence is MIKCTLFHTDGCHLCEEALAMLIQFLPEAEIELVDIVDSKETMTEYQYRIPVIKKGETGQELGWPFTQQQLQEFIE
- the uup gene encoding ATP-binding cassette ATPase Uup yields the protein MDLIRIAKAQLAFGSHPILDQADAVIESGERVCIVGRNGAGKSTLLKVLDDQVQLDDGEINRVGGLKVSRLEQDPPKGANGSVFDYVANGLPDVAELLIEFHEVSEKLQTSQSDKLMTSLERLTQRLESEDAWRFESRIKQVLSQLQLDANMRLEELSGGWLRKVALAKALVSDPDLLLLDEPTNHLDMQSVIWLEQFLKEFKGGIVFISHDRAFIRAMATRILDLDRGKLVSYPGDYAQYLEQKAHDLKVEEQQNALFDKKLAEEETWIRQGIKARRTRNEGRVRALKALRVERKQRIEQQGKTDFNIETADRSGKLVFEAKHLDKAFQEKCIVKDFSTLVMRGDRIGLVGPNGAGKTTLLKMLFGDIKPDAGSVKQGVNLEVAYFDQYREKLDEEATVQDNVAEGKQEVMMGGRSRHVLGYLQDFLFPPARARTPVKALSGGEKNRLLLAKLFLKPSNIIVLDEPTNDLDIETLELLEEILNQYQGTVLVVSHDREFIDNTCGSVWAFEGEGLVTEIVGGYSDFELYQQRREQQKKEAQKVHQEKQQQAETKKAAAPARSNKLSYKLKLELESLPSKVEELEEAVNKQQALVSDPDFFKQDQETTHKALNHLTELESKLEAAFERWEELEALQNQQ
- a CDS encoding DUF3466 family protein, with the translated sequence MKFKLLAASVAVALSQQAAAATYQLTELPRHDNSKYSYVSDANEAGDVIGHASNLFGVKIDVSYIDFDDSTLKSDYDSVKKQYEQIEEEITFTLDDIQNNDAANTNAQAHAFMLYHLSRRGANQFQTVVQAISLTYNNNTAEEFVVYDEQSPDYEGLTRSVTNYLTSIAEDGTIVGWGSAPFKKITFTPEGETEEETYFVRDWRNKGILVTPAGEKVRLEPAFTEHGGISIATDIKQTNEGGYIVVGQSSTSLSQRAIENIADDCDGVDEPVDVCIQSISTPYHTRAYKWTFDNNFNLVDATDLGLGFTPDEDSEIAYSSIAVATNSDGLTVGYSRVRRQRDDRLLPYEQAVYFEDGEIKRVREVESFIEYSQAVDVNDNGTIVGVFGRFSGGSRDYDATGFYFNTTSAEFKEMPTYFEGSATAINDINNNGFVVGQGVIEKSGSNRRREAFLYEIGAEKLVNINSLLPCKSDTFPYTIAEAVKITDDNKIYAIATKTVERRNTLGEIEKDSKGETEYESVSLPVLLTPISGEPESCTPPEAETYERQSASWSWLSLLALPLVALRRRRKA
- a CDS encoding DUF2062 domain-containing protein, translating into MAKKTIQRFLPDHNKIKQQKSLKIFGKLLHDANLWHLNRRSARGAFSVGLFFAFIPVPFQMVLAAALAIPFRVNLPLSIALVWITNPLTMPPIFYCSYLVGVFALGQEQQPFHFEASWEWLAQSLTTIGPAFIVGSLICATLAAIIGFFGIDYLWRRSVNKAWQSRGQG